Proteins encoded within one genomic window of uncultured Draconibacterium sp.:
- a CDS encoding LamG domain-containing protein: MKTYNKLFILALILFAFNACDQSYIDGISAVDPGADETAPQVTINFPPEGYEIQTNDAIASVDIDFEVRDDIEIGSISVNIDGAEIISYSEFLDYRVAMKTYTYDNVTTGSHVLSVTATDLDGKSTTVSVNFAKSPPYVPEYDGEVFYMPFNNEFREMNSLQLATTVGSPAFADGIQGGTAYSGAADSYLTFPTTILQGATEVSASFWLKVDATMDRAGILVVSPPADDNNDRTKGFRFFRENASGMQRFKLNAGNGESDTWFDGGEAADVEPNTGEWTHFAFSISETQAAVYINGELVKDGEFSGIDWTDCDAISIMSGAPNWTGWSHFSDGSLMDELRIFNTALTQEEIQTIMLKEQASFYMNFNGDFKEAISSKDATVVGSPSLDYGGGVEGDAYQGAADSYLTFSTADVDIQADEFSASFWVNINATPDRAGILVMGPEDTANPDAQNDRTSGFRFFRENANGMQRFKLNAGDGTADSWFDGGEAADVDPTTGNWVHMAFAISGTEASVYIDGIEVKQGDFSGIDWTGCNLLSIMSGAPRFNGWNHNSDESLMDELYLFKKALSADEVALMMQDGL, translated from the coding sequence ATGAAGACTTATAATAAATTATTTATACTTGCATTGATTCTGTTTGCTTTCAATGCATGCGATCAAAGCTACATCGATGGAATATCGGCTGTAGATCCGGGAGCGGATGAAACAGCTCCACAGGTTACGATTAACTTTCCGCCCGAAGGTTACGAAATTCAGACAAACGATGCCATTGCTTCGGTTGATATTGATTTTGAAGTGCGGGACGACATTGAAATCGGATCCATTTCGGTAAATATCGATGGTGCAGAAATAATCAGCTATTCCGAATTTCTGGATTACCGTGTGGCAATGAAAACATACACCTACGACAATGTTACAACAGGTTCGCACGTATTAAGCGTAACAGCTACCGATCTCGATGGAAAATCGACAACAGTAAGCGTGAATTTTGCAAAATCACCACCATATGTACCGGAATACGACGGCGAAGTTTTCTATATGCCTTTTAATAACGAATTCCGCGAAATGAACAGCCTACAACTGGCAACAACAGTTGGAAGTCCTGCATTTGCCGATGGTATTCAGGGAGGAACAGCGTACAGTGGTGCTGCTGATTCGTACCTCACATTCCCAACAACAATTCTACAAGGAGCGACTGAAGTTAGTGCAAGTTTCTGGCTGAAGGTTGACGCCACTATGGATAGAGCTGGTATTCTGGTTGTATCTCCTCCGGCTGATGATAATAACGATCGCACAAAAGGTTTCCGTTTCTTCCGCGAAAATGCCAGCGGCATGCAGCGTTTTAAATTAAATGCAGGGAATGGAGAATCCGACACATGGTTTGATGGTGGAGAGGCTGCCGATGTTGAGCCAAATACAGGTGAGTGGACTCACTTTGCATTTAGTATTTCAGAAACTCAGGCTGCCGTTTACATCAATGGTGAACTGGTAAAAGACGGTGAATTTAGTGGAATCGACTGGACCGATTGCGATGCGATCTCAATTATGTCGGGTGCTCCAAACTGGACCGGCTGGAGTCACTTCTCTGACGGAAGTTTAATGGACGAACTGCGCATTTTCAATACAGCACTTACTCAGGAAGAAATCCAAACCATCATGCTGAAAGAACAGGCTTCTTTCTACATGAATTTTAACGGCGACTTTAAAGAAGCCATTAGCAGCAAAGATGCAACTGTTGTTGGAAGCCCATCATTGGATTATGGCGGTGGTGTTGAAGGCGACGCTTATCAGGGAGCAGCTGATTCATACCTTACTTTCTCAACTGCTGATGTTGATATTCAGGCCGATGAATTCAGTGCAAGTTTCTGGGTGAATATAAATGCAACTCCGGACAGAGCAGGTATTTTGGTTATGGGACCGGAAGATACTGCTAATCCTGATGCGCAAAACGACAGAACAAGCGGTTTCCGTTTCTTCCGCGAAAATGCAAATGGTATGCAACGTTTTAAATTGAATGCAGGAGATGGAACTGCAGACTCCTGGTTCGACGGTGGTGAAGCAGCCGATGTTGATCCAACAACAGGCAACTGGGTGCACATGGCATTTGCCATTTCGGGTACCGAGGCAAGCGTTTATATTGACGGTATTGAGGTTAAACAAGGTGATTTTTCGGGAATTGACTGGACCGGCTGCAACTTGCTTTCAATTATGTCGGGAGCACCACGTTTTAACGGCTGGAATCACAACTCAGACGAAAGTTTAATGGATGAACTGTACTTATTCAAAAAAGCACTTTCGGCTGACGAAGTTGCTTTAATGATGCAAGACGGTTTATAG
- a CDS encoding glucoamylase family protein encodes MRIFHKFLLLFFVTGITISCSKDDSEGEKPTEDLAITYAYIGETALAASGANSNVAIDETIEIRFNTAVNTVSADANINLFDADNNPLALTFSYFNSNQLVKVDHQDLDENATYTLTISSDLKGANEEPFNGQSYEFSTLTTPLVLESVQIDEVVYNPLSRILDINRKPVIRLQFNSAVSKDDISLYSSYSSNGASVASTVKQVDEQTISVEISQELEGFSKSVFSISSDIENRIGKPFDGLELNFYTQADTTPKFPQSSDEDLLTLVQQQTFKYFWDFAHPVSGLARERNTSGNTVTTGGSGFGVMSILVGIERGFITRQQGIDRLETIVDFLTEADRFHGVWPHWLNGETGQTIPFSSNDDGGDLVETAFMMQGLLTVRQYLNSGNSQESSLIDKINTLWETIEWDWYTQGGQNVLYWHWSANNDWAMNMKIRGWNEALIIYVLAASSPTHTIDKDVYTKGWARDGDMMNTGNNSYYGYTLPLRSDMGGPLFFSHYSFLGLDPRNLSDQYANYWDQNVTHSKINQAYCADNPQNYVAYSDECWGLTASDGYSGYSAHSPNNDQGVLTPTAALSSMPYTPEESMEALHYFYYTLGDKLWGEYGFYDAFDFTNGWVADSYLAIDQGPIVVMIENYRTNLLWDLFMSCPEVQAGLTKLDFTY; translated from the coding sequence ATGCGCATATTCCATAAATTTTTATTGCTTTTTTTTGTAACAGGAATAACCATTTCCTGCAGTAAGGATGATTCAGAAGGAGAAAAACCAACTGAAGATTTGGCGATTACTTACGCCTACATTGGCGAAACGGCGCTTGCGGCAAGTGGCGCCAATTCAAATGTTGCCATCGACGAAACGATTGAAATCCGTTTTAATACTGCGGTAAATACAGTTTCGGCAGATGCAAACATTAATTTATTCGACGCTGATAATAATCCCCTGGCATTAACATTTTCTTATTTCAACTCCAATCAACTGGTAAAAGTAGATCATCAGGATCTGGATGAAAATGCAACTTATACACTCACTATTTCATCCGATTTGAAAGGAGCAAATGAAGAGCCTTTTAATGGGCAATCGTATGAGTTTTCAACACTCACAACACCATTGGTTTTAGAAAGTGTACAGATCGATGAGGTGGTTTACAATCCTCTGTCGCGGATTCTGGATATCAACCGAAAACCGGTGATCCGACTGCAATTTAATTCAGCCGTTTCAAAAGACGATATTTCCCTTTATTCGTCGTATTCAAGCAATGGAGCGTCAGTCGCTTCAACAGTTAAGCAAGTAGACGAACAAACAATTTCTGTTGAGATTTCACAAGAACTCGAAGGTTTTAGCAAATCTGTTTTCTCCATTTCATCAGACATTGAAAACCGTATTGGCAAGCCTTTCGATGGGCTGGAACTGAACTTTTACACGCAAGCCGATACCACTCCAAAATTTCCGCAGAGTTCGGACGAAGATTTATTAACGCTGGTTCAACAACAAACTTTCAAATATTTCTGGGACTTTGCACATCCGGTTAGTGGATTGGCACGCGAACGAAATACTTCAGGAAATACGGTTACCACGGGCGGTTCCGGTTTTGGAGTAATGTCGATACTAGTGGGTATAGAACGCGGATTTATTACCCGCCAGCAAGGAATCGACAGATTGGAAACTATTGTTGACTTTTTAACAGAAGCCGATCGTTTTCATGGCGTATGGCCGCACTGGTTAAACGGCGAAACCGGACAAACCATTCCGTTCAGCTCGAACGACGATGGTGGCGACCTGGTTGAAACTGCATTTATGATGCAGGGATTATTGACCGTGCGTCAGTACCTGAATTCCGGAAATTCACAGGAATCGTCTCTGATTGATAAGATTAATACCCTTTGGGAAACGATTGAGTGGGATTGGTACACGCAGGGCGGACAAAATGTGTTGTACTGGCACTGGTCGGCCAATAATGACTGGGCAATGAATATGAAAATAAGAGGTTGGAATGAAGCACTAATAATTTACGTTTTGGCTGCTTCGTCTCCAACACACACCATCGACAAAGATGTGTACACCAAAGGATGGGCTCGTGATGGCGACATGATGAATACAGGTAACAATTCGTATTACGGTTACACTCTACCATTGCGCAGCGACATGGGTGGTCCGTTGTTCTTCTCACATTATTCGTTCCTTGGGCTCGATCCGCGAAATCTTTCCGATCAGTATGCCAATTACTGGGATCAAAATGTAACGCACTCAAAAATAAATCAGGCTTATTGCGCCGATAATCCACAAAACTATGTGGCGTATTCCGATGAGTGCTGGGGACTTACGGCCAGCGACGGTTATTCCGGCTACTCGGCGCACTCGCCAAACAACGACCAGGGCGTTCTTACACCTACAGCGGCGCTGTCGTCGATGCCTTACACGCCTGAGGAATCGATGGAAGCTTTGCACTATTTCTACTACACACTTGGAGATAAATTGTGGGGAGAATATGGATTCTACGACGCTTTTGATTTTACCAACGGCTGGGTCGCTGATTCTTACCTGGCAATCGATCAGGGGCCGATTGTAGTTATGATTGAAAACTACCGGACTAACCTGCTTTGGGATTTATTTATGTCGTGTCCTGAAGTACAAGCCGGATTAACAAAACTTGATTTTACATATTAG
- a CDS encoding glucoamylase family protein produces the protein MKKIIFPIILIALIFTLGFSGCSTGSKESVEKMQEAGISIEDSLMDLVQYQTFQYFWDGAEPVSGMARERIHMDNVYPQNDQDVVTLGGSGFGVMAILVGIERGFITREQALERFKKIVAYLGKADRFHGAWPHWLDGPTGKVKPFSKKDDGGDLVETAFMIQGLLAVAEYYKDGNEAEQQLVVDIQQLWEDVEWDWYTQGKDVLYWHWSPNYGWDMNFPVGGYNECLIMYVLAASSPTHPISPAAYDKGWALNGAIAKDTVYYGLSTVLNFYEHNDDPIGPLFWAHYSYLGLNPKGLKDKYADYWKLNVNHATIHYRYALDNPKNYKGYGENQWGFTSSYSMRGYAGHRPGKMDLGVISPTAALSSFPYTPKESMQFLKYLYLEADSLVGEYGPYDAYSQTENWYLPRYLAIDQGPIPVMIENYRSGLLWNLFMRNEDVQAGLTKLGFETP, from the coding sequence ATGAAGAAGATTATATTTCCAATAATATTGATTGCACTGATTTTTACCCTGGGCTTTTCGGGGTGTTCAACCGGGAGCAAAGAATCAGTTGAAAAGATGCAGGAAGCCGGGATATCTATTGAAGATTCGTTAATGGACTTGGTGCAATACCAAACCTTTCAGTATTTCTGGGATGGAGCAGAACCGGTTTCGGGAATGGCACGCGAACGCATTCACATGGACAATGTGTATCCACAAAACGATCAGGATGTGGTAACGCTTGGTGGTTCAGGATTTGGCGTGATGGCCATTTTGGTTGGTATCGAACGCGGATTTATTACGCGTGAGCAGGCACTGGAACGTTTTAAGAAAATTGTAGCTTATCTCGGAAAAGCCGATCGTTTTCACGGCGCGTGGCCACACTGGCTCGACGGACCAACAGGAAAAGTAAAGCCGTTCAGCAAAAAAGATGATGGCGGCGATTTGGTGGAAACGGCTTTTATGATTCAGGGATTACTGGCAGTTGCCGAATATTATAAAGATGGAAATGAAGCCGAACAACAATTGGTTGTCGATATTCAACAGTTGTGGGAAGACGTGGAATGGGATTGGTATACCCAAGGCAAAGATGTATTGTACTGGCACTGGTCGCCTAATTATGGCTGGGATATGAATTTTCCGGTAGGCGGTTACAACGAGTGTCTGATTATGTATGTTCTGGCAGCTTCATCGCCAACGCATCCAATTTCTCCGGCTGCTTACGATAAGGGCTGGGCCCTTAACGGAGCCATTGCAAAAGATACCGTTTATTACGGATTGAGCACCGTGCTCAACTTTTACGAACATAATGACGATCCAATCGGACCACTTTTTTGGGCACACTATTCGTATCTAGGTCTGAATCCGAAAGGGCTAAAAGATAAATATGCCGATTATTGGAAACTAAATGTAAATCACGCAACAATTCATTATCGCTACGCATTGGATAATCCGAAGAATTACAAAGGTTATGGCGAAAATCAGTGGGGATTTACTTCAAGTTATTCCATGCGTGGTTATGCAGGGCATCGGCCGGGAAAAATGGATTTAGGCGTAATCTCGCCAACAGCGGCACTTTCATCGTTTCCTTATACCCCAAAAGAATCGATGCAATTTTTGAAATACTTGTATCTGGAGGCTGATTCGTTGGTAGGAGAATACGGTCCGTACGATGCATACAGTCAAACAGAAAACTGGTATTTGCCACGCTACCTGGCAATCGATCAGGGACCGATTCCGGTGATGATTGAAAATTACCGAAGCGGACTTTTGTGGAACTTGTTTATGCGAAACGAAGATGTGCAAGCAGGACTTACGAAGCTGGGATTTGAAACACCGTAA
- a CDS encoding family 43 glycosylhydrolase: MQTLKKLIGTTLFVLFFLSNIQAQPLVPQTYCNPLDIDYTYMVYNSARNISYRSGADPAVIEFRGEYYMFVTRSFGYWHSRDLVHWDFIKPQQWFFEGCNAPTAFNYKDSLVYFAGDPAGYGSILYTNDPKSGKWTPTPSISNNIQDSELFIDDDGKTYLYWGSSNVYPIRVKELNKDDRFLETGVTKELINLVEDEHGWERFGENNFHPTLKEGYMEGASMTKHNGKYYLQYAAPGTQFNVYADGVYVGESPLGPFTYMKNNPMSFKPGGFTNGAGHGITVKQTNGQYWHFGTMALASNAQWERRLCMFPTYFDDEGLMYSNTAYGDYPRFAPDHPTQAGEHCGWMLLSYKGAVTVSSSLQQIMKFTSNTDEVEVHELPLEKNDNGEITANVLTDENPKTFWVAEANNDKQWITIEMLNPGNIYAFQLNFHDYESGIYTRTEGLRHRFVIEVSADGENWQTAVDRSNSYIDSPNAYIVLNQPVEAKYVRYKNIEVPGNNFAMSEVRVFGLGLGNKPAEVKDFQIKRQDDRRDISFAWKPVKGAQGYSIRWGIAPDKLYQSWQLYDTNEHFMRCLDRDTPYYFSIEAFNENGISERTEPIRID; the protein is encoded by the coding sequence ATGCAAACCTTAAAAAAACTTATTGGAACCACATTGTTTGTCCTGTTTTTTCTAAGCAATATTCAGGCACAACCGCTTGTTCCACAAACCTACTGTAATCCGCTCGATATAGATTACACTTACATGGTTTATAATTCAGCCCGAAATATTTCATATCGCTCTGGTGCCGATCCGGCAGTAATCGAGTTTCGCGGCGAATACTACATGTTCGTTACCCGCTCGTTTGGCTACTGGCACTCAAGAGATTTGGTGCACTGGGATTTTATCAAACCTCAACAATGGTTTTTCGAAGGTTGCAATGCGCCGACTGCTTTTAATTATAAAGATTCGCTGGTGTATTTTGCCGGTGATCCGGCCGGTTACGGAAGTATTCTTTACACCAACGATCCGAAAAGTGGCAAGTGGACACCTACCCCATCCATCTCAAATAACATCCAGGATTCGGAGCTTTTTATCGACGATGACGGAAAAACCTATTTGTACTGGGGCTCATCAAACGTATATCCGATCCGTGTTAAAGAGTTAAATAAGGATGATCGTTTCCTGGAAACGGGTGTAACAAAAGAGCTGATAAACCTGGTGGAAGACGAGCACGGCTGGGAACGTTTTGGTGAGAACAACTTTCATCCAACCTTAAAAGAAGGATACATGGAAGGTGCCTCGATGACTAAACACAACGGAAAATATTACCTGCAATATGCAGCGCCCGGAACACAATTTAATGTGTATGCTGATGGTGTTTATGTTGGCGAATCGCCGCTTGGCCCATTCACTTACATGAAAAACAATCCGATGAGTTTTAAGCCGGGTGGTTTTACCAATGGTGCCGGGCACGGAATTACAGTGAAACAGACCAACGGACAGTACTGGCATTTTGGAACCATGGCACTGGCTTCCAACGCTCAATGGGAACGCCGCTTGTGCATGTTCCCAACTTATTTTGACGACGAAGGACTGATGTACTCGAATACTGCGTATGGCGATTATCCGCGTTTTGCACCCGATCATCCTACACAGGCAGGAGAGCATTGCGGCTGGATGTTGTTGTCGTATAAAGGAGCTGTTACTGTTTCATCATCGTTACAACAGATCATGAAATTTACCTCGAATACCGATGAGGTTGAGGTACACGAATTACCCCTTGAAAAGAATGACAATGGTGAAATTACAGCCAATGTATTGACCGATGAAAATCCGAAAACATTTTGGGTGGCCGAAGCCAACAACGATAAACAATGGATAACTATTGAGATGCTGAATCCCGGAAATATTTATGCTTTTCAACTGAATTTTCATGATTACGAATCGGGCATTTATACACGCACCGAAGGTTTGCGCCATCGTTTCGTTATAGAAGTTTCTGCAGACGGCGAAAACTGGCAAACGGCCGTTGACCGAAGCAACAGCTACATAGATTCGCCAAACGCATATATTGTGCTGAATCAGCCGGTGGAAGCAAAATATGTTCGCTATAAAAACATCGAAGTTCCGGGGAACAACTTCGCGATGAGTGAGGTTCGGGTATTTGGTTTGGGACTTGGTAATAAACCTGCCGAAGTAAAAGATTTTCAAATAAAACGCCAAGATGACCGCCGCGATATTTCCTTCGCATGGAAACCGGTAAAAGGTGCGCAAGGATACAGCATCCGCTGGGGAATTGCCCCCGACAAACTCTACCAGTCGTGGCAACTTTACGATACAAACGAGCATTTTATGCGTTGCCTAGATCGCGACACGCCGTACTATTTTTCGATAGAAGCATTTAATGAAAACGGAATTTCGGAGCGAACCGAGCCGATTAGAATTGATTAG